The Ignavibacteriales bacterium genomic sequence TTGGAACAACTTCAATTTTCATTTCGGATGAAGTTTGCGCAAAAAAGTTTTCGGGTGTTCGCCTAACTTCACTTCCATAGATGTTGTAAAGAAAAAAATATCCGCCAAGAAGTAAAATAAAAACGGTTATGGATAAATAGATTAGTATAATTTTTTTCCTCATCGGTTTAAGCGTTTTTCTTTTGCAACAAATAATCTAAGGTTGTTTATAATTTCCAGTACAATATTATCCGGCACTCCATCAATGTGCAGAGATTTTAATCTCATATCGCACTGATCGTTAACGTAATCAATAACAACAAATTTATTTTTAGTTGTAAGTGCAATCTCAGTTGAAAAAAAATCAAGCTGTGTTAAACGATGAATTGTTCTTGTTATCTGAAAAAGTTTTTTTAATCCAAACTTTTGCACTTCAGATTCAGTTAGCTCATTATAAATATGTGTCTCATCATCCCACCAAACACATACAACTTTACCAAAAGCCCAATAACATCTAAACCAAGCTCGTTTATCATCTAAAATTTTAGGATAAACTTTTTCCTGAATCAGATATTTATCGTTGCTGTGTTTTTGCCTGGCGTGTAAAACTTCTTTTAGTGATTCCGCTCCGGTAACAACGCCCATTCCACCGCCGGTTGTGTTGCAAGGTTTTATAATAAAAGGTCTGCCGAGCGTTTCAAGATCGTCAATAGAAATAAAAATTTCTTTTGATTGATTGTGCGGTGTAATAATAATGGAATGCGGAACATTTAATCCCGCTGTAATAAATTCCAGGTGCATATTTGCTTTATCAATTGCGTGATCAATAAGCTTGTGGGGATTAAAAACATAAGTATTCCGTTTTGTAAGAATTCTATTCAGCTCAATAAAATTATCATCAACATCCGAGGCTCTATCCAATAAACATCCAAAACTTAGCTTACGATGTTTTACTTTTTCAGTTACGTCCGCAATGTTCTTATAATTGATAACATAAGTTGAAAGCCCGAATTGCTGAAGCGTTTTTTCGATAGCTGAAACAAATTCAACATCAAACTCCCAATCGTAGGCTATGGCTAAATCAAATATTTCCATAAATTTTTTTTTATGCAAAGTTACTACTTAGATGCTTAAGTTTTCAAATTTTAGCAGGATACAAGCTTAAATAGCCTTGTTATTACAACACTGCAATAATATATTCACAACCGTGAAAAGAAATATTCTCTACATATTTATTCCTGTTTTATTATTATCTGCTTTCCTAATTAATTGTTCAGGTTCATCAACCACAAATGTAGAAAAAAGCGAAGATAAAAAAACAGTTTTAACCCGTGAACAGCAGAAGAAAAAAGCTCTTGAATTTTTTTATTAATGGTGGAGTTTTTGAATCTCAGGGAAATTATGAAGCCGCAGCTGGGCAATATGAAAAAGCGTTGATGTACGATTCATCCGCCGGACTTTATTACTCGCTTGCAAAAAATTATGTTTATTTAAATAAGCTTGCACCTGCATTAACTTATGCGCTTAACGCTGTTTCGATGGATTCAACAAAGATTGAATATTTAGATTTGCTTGCTGATATTTTTAATTATGGAAATCAGAAAGTATCTGCAATAAAAATTCTTGAACGTGCTATTGAGATTGATTCATCTAACATCGAAATGAATTATAAATTAGCACGATTGTACGAAGATGATAAACCATTGCAAGCTGTAAAATTATATAACAGAATTTTAATGCAGCTCGGTCCTGATTGGTCTGTGCTTACAAGGATAGCGGAGCTTCAGGAAAGATTGGGGAATAATGATGAAGCAATAAATGCTGTTAAAAAGCTTCAGGCAATTGATCCTGCAAATATCCCGTTAAAGAAAATGCTTGTTGAATTCTATTTAAAAGCTAAAAAAATATGATGAAGGTATTCCGCTTATTGATGAAATCATTGAGATAATGCCGTACGATCTTGAAGCACGAGAAACAAAAGCAAAATTACTATTAGGTAAAGATGATTGGGCTGGTGCTTCTAAAGAATTTGATTACCTGCTGGATCAGCCGGATGTTAATTTAGATGCAAAAATTAATATTGGCGCAAACTATTTTAATAAAGCAATTACAGATTCAACTGTGCTGCCAATTGCAAAATCATTTTTTACCAAGCTTGATAAGGACACAACAGATTGGCAGATCAAAATGTATCTGGGTGCAATCGCATTAAGCCAGGGTGATGATTCTGTTGCGATTGAGAATTTTAAATTTGTCACAAAAATGCAAACTGGAATGTTGCCGCATGGATAAGACTTGGTGGATTGTATTTTGATAATAAAAAATATGATGAAGCTGAAGTTGTAATGAGCGAAGCCATTTTAACATTTCAGGAAGATTTTTATGTTAACCTAATTTTAGGATTATCATTAGCGCAGCAATCTAAACACGAAGAAGCAGAAAAGTATTTAAAGAAAGCTACAATCCTAAATCCAAAAGATATAACTGCTCTCTCAGCCTATGCGTTTACTCTAAATCAACTAAAAGAAGATGATAAAGCAATATTTTATCTTAATAGAGCATTGGAAATTGAACCCGACGATGCGCAATTGATCGGAACACTTGCAATGATTTATAACGGTATGGAAGTATTTGAAAAAAGCGATAGTTTGTATGAGCGCGCACTTGAATTAAAACCAGATGATCCTTTACTAAGTAACAACTATGCCTACTCTTTTGCAACAAGAAATATTCAACTTGAACGCGCATTAAAAATGGTAAAGATTTCTGTGAAAGAGGATTCCCTAAACTCATCTTACCTTGATACTATTGGCTGGGTTTATTTTATGCTTGGCAATTACACCGAAGCAAAATTGAATTTAGAAAAAGCTATCAAATTTGGTGGTGAAAGTGCTGTGATGTTAGATCATCTTGCAGATATTGAATCTAAACTTGGGAATAAAGATCAGGCAATTAAGTTGTGGAAAAAATCTCTTGAGCTTGATCCTACAAAAATTGAAATACAAAATAAAATTGATAAAGGTGCGATTTGAAAAAATTAAGTTTAATAATTCTATTTTTATCTAATATACTAATTCTTATTAATGGTTGTGTGCCATCTCAGCCGACAGAAGAGTTTGAACTGCTTCCATCCGAAAGATTAACAAATAAACTTGAAGCAAACAGAAGAAAAATAAAAAACTTTGAGGGCACTGGAACTATCTTCGTAAATACGCCTTCGATGGATAATAGTGCAACATTTAGAATTGTTTTGCAAAAACCGGATTCAATTTATTTAACAATTATGGGTCCGTTTGGAATTGAACTTGCTCAAGCACTTGTTACCAAAGATAAGTTCACATTTTACGATGCACTGAAAAACACAGCTTACGTTGGCGCCGTAAATTCCGATGCGCTGCAAAGTATTTTTCGCATCAATCTTTCGTTTGAAGATTTGCTCGATGCGTTTGTTGGTTCTGTAAATCTAACTAGCAATCTTTACAGAGCTCCCGATAACTATTTTGTTGAAGATGATAGATATGTACTTACTTATCTCGATTCCGCACGCACAAATAAAACTATT encodes the following:
- a CDS encoding tetratricopeptide repeat protein → MYFDNKKYDEAEVVMSEAILTFQEDFYVNLILGLSLAQQSKHEEAEKYLKKATILNPKDITALSAYAFTLNQLKEDDKAIFYLNRALEIEPDDAQLIGTLAMIYNGMEVFEKSDSLYERALELKPDDPLLSNNYAYSFATRNIQLERALKMVKISVKEDSLNSSYLDTIGWVYFMLGNYTEAKLNLEKAIKFGGESAVMLDHLADIESKLGNKDQAIKLWKKSLELDPTKIEIQNKIDKGAI
- a CDS encoding tetratricopeptide repeat protein, which translates into the protein MNFFINGGVFESQGNYEAAAGQYEKALMYDSSAGLYYSLAKNYVYLNKLAPALTYALNAVSMDSTKIEYLDLLADIFNYGNQKVSAIKILERAIEIDSSNIEMNYKLARLYEDDKPLQAVKLYNRILMQLGPDWSVLTRIAELQERLGNNDEAINAVKKLQAIDPANIPLKKMLVEFYLKAKKI
- a CDS encoding DUF4292 domain-containing protein → MKKLSLIILFLSNILILINGCVPSQPTEEFELLPSERLTNKLEANRRKIKNFEGTGTIFVNTPSMDNSATFRIVLQKPDSIYLTIMGPFGIELAQALVTKDKFTFYDALKNTAYVGAVNSDALQSIFRINLSFEDLLDAFVGSVNLTSNLYRAPDNYFVEDDRYVLTYLDSARTNKTIYKVDVRQLGITEYQLFGLDDALMLQGKYSDFELLENVAVPYKIAIENKKR